The following proteins are encoded in a genomic region of Anomaloglossus baeobatrachus isolate aAnoBae1 chromosome 6, aAnoBae1.hap1, whole genome shotgun sequence:
- the NXPH1 gene encoding neurexophilin-1, translating to MQAAHCISALLLHSTLHLVICANITGGGKLGNLKSGGSLSTLKHIWTESNKDLSISRLLSQTFRGKENQTSLDMRYDTPEPYTEQELWEWLRNSTDLQGPRSRSKRRPIVKTGKFKKMFGWGDFHSNIKTVKLNLLITGKIVDHGNGTFSVYFRHNSTGQGNVSVSLVPPTKIVEFDLAQQSVIDAKDSKSFNCRIEYEKVDKATKNTLCNYDPSKTCYQEQTQSHVSWLCSKPFKVICIYISFYSTDYKLVQKVCPDYNYHSDTPYFPSG from the coding sequence GTGATATGTGCAAATATAACAGGTGGTGGGAAGCTTGGAAATTTAAAATCAGGAGGTTCCTTATCCACACTTAAGCATATATGGACAGAAAGTAACAAAGACTTGTCTATCAGTCGACTCCTTTCACAGACTTTTCGCGGTAAAGAAAACCAAACTTCCTTGGATATGAGATACGATACTCCAGAGCCGTACACAGAGCAAGAACTCTGGGAATGGCTGAGGAACTCGACAGATCTTCAGGGACCACGTTCCCGTTCCAAAAGACGGCCAATCGTTAAGACGGGAAAGTTTAAGAAAATGTTTGGCTGGGGGGATTTCCATTCCAACATCAAAACTGTAAAGTTAAATTTGTTGATAACAGGGAAAATTGTGGACCATGGTAATGGAACCTTCAGTGTCTACTTTCGGCACAACTCTACCGGTCAAGGAAATGTTTCCGTCAGCTTAGTACCTCCAACCAAAATTGTGGAATTTGATTTGGCTCAGCAATCGGTGATTGACGCGAAAGATTCCAAGTCCTTCAATTGCCGTATCGAGTACGAAAAGGTCGACAAGGCTACCAAGAACACTCTTTGCAACTATGACCCTTCAAAAACATGCTACCAGGAGCAAACCCAAAGTCATGTATCTTGGTTATGCTCCAAGCCCTTCAAGGTGATCTGTATTTATATATCATTTTACAGTACAGATTATAAACTAGTACAAAAGGTGTGTCCCGATTACAACTATCACAGCGACACACCATACTTCCCTTCTGGTTGA